The Maridesulfovibrio salexigens DSM 2638 region TTCAGAGCATTCCAGTCAATGCTTTTCCAGTCCCCGAAAGCATATTGCTCTTGCATTAATGCATGCAGGGCATCATATGCCGCGAGCCAAGTCATACCGCTGAAATCTGAAGGGCTGGGTTTGATAAAAGGATGATTTGCAGGTGAAGTCCCACATCCTGTGTTTCCATTGAATATGAAAATCGAAAGAATGGCGAATGCAAGTATGGTGTATTTCTTAAACAATTTTATGGGTGGCGATGACTTGTAAAATATAGACATGCATAGGTCCGTTGAATGGTTTTAATCAGCATATCTGCTAAGTTCAGTCTCATATTTGATTTCAGTGATTGCTGCATTGATTTTACTGATGGTGTCGTTTGAAACATCTCTTGAGAAGATCAGGTGGCGGGTGTTTCCTTTTATGATGTCTGCCATAGACATGAGGTAAAAATCATCTTCTTTGTAGGGGGATTGCCTGATTATTTTAGCGATTTCCACTGGAGCCAGCAGGCAGAAATCAATTCGTTTGTCATGTAGCATTCTGACAAGCTGCTCAGTTGTGCCGGAAAGGGCATGAAATGATTTTGGATGTTTTTGAAGTAAATAGTCTATATATCCTCCCATAGAATGGCCTGCAATCAGTCCGGTTTTGTATTTACTTTTTTTCAGTAGTTCTTCCAGGGTCTTATATTTTAAGAATTGATCACGGTTCTCACGTCTTAAAAGCACAAGGATTGGTTTATTTTCGTAAATTGGTAACGAAAACTTAGCATATTCTTCGCGTTCTGGTGTTTTAAACCAACCTATAGAGGCAAATGAGCCTCCCTTTTTAATGGTGTGTAGTATTCTTTTGGAGGGCATACTCATGTATTTGCATTTACATCCTGCTCTTTCCATAATTTTTTGCGTGAGATGTAATAAAATACCCTCAGGTCTTTGTCTGTCATTTGTATAGTAGTATGGCGGAAGTTCAATATAACCAATTGTTATTTGGTCCGCATATATGTCTTTATTTAATAGAGATAGAATGGAAAAAACTAGAGTAGTATATGTGAATATGAGATAAAGGCTTTTTTTCATATCTCTTGTAGTTTCTTAGTTGCGATCATTATTGAGCACTTAGGCTTAAGTGCCTAAATTAATGCATTTAGAATAATCGC contains the following coding sequences:
- a CDS encoding substrate-binding periplasmic protein, translated to MKKSLYLIFTYTTLVFSILSLLNKDIYADQITIGYIELPPYYYTNDRQRPEGILLHLTQKIMERAGCKCKYMSMPSKRILHTIKKGGSFASIGWFKTPEREEYAKFSLPIYENKPILVLLRRENRDQFLKYKTLEELLKKSKYKTGLIAGHSMGGYIDYLLQKHPKSFHALSGTTEQLVRMLHDKRIDFCLLAPVEIAKIIRQSPYKEDDFYLMSMADIIKGNTRHLIFSRDVSNDTISKINAAITEIKYETELSRYAD